CTCCGGTCCGTACCGGACCGTGGCCAAAGAACTGAAGGACGGCGACACCGTGCACGAGACCAAGCCGGGCGAGGGCGGCGGCCCCGGCAACGGCCCGGGAGGCGCGTAGGTCATGGCCACGCCCGCCACCGACGCGTCCCCCGGCGCGCTCATCCGCCTCGAGGGCATCGAGCGCACCTACCGGGTGGGCGGCGAAGAGGTGCACGCGCTGCGCGGTGTGTCGATCGACATCGCCCACGGCGAGTGGGTGGCGATCGTGGGCCAGTCGGGCTCGGGCAAGAGCACGCTCATGAACGTGCTCGGCTGCCTCGATACGCCGACCGCGGGCCGCTACCTCCTCAACGGCAAGGACGTCTCGCACATGGGCGACGACGAGCTGGCCGACGTCCGCAACCAGGAGATCGGGTTCATCTTCCAGACGTTCCAGCTGCTGCCGCGCGACTCGGCGCTCGCGAACGTGGAGCTGCCGCTGGTGTACCGCGGCGTCGGCTCGCGCATGCGGCGCAAGATGGCCATCGAGGCGCTGGAGAAGGTCGGCCTCGCGGACCGCATGAAGCACAAGCCCAACGAGCTCTCCGGCGGTCAGCGCCAGCGCGTGGCCATCGCCCGCGCGCTCGTGGGAAAGCCCTCGCTGCTGCTCGCCGACGAGCCCACCGGCAACCTGGACTCCGCGACC
The Deltaproteobacteria bacterium DNA segment above includes these coding regions:
- a CDS encoding ABC transporter ATP-binding protein, which gives rise to MATPATDASPGALIRLEGIERTYRVGGEEVHALRGVSIDIAHGEWVAIVGQSGSGKSTLMNVLGCLDTPTAGRYLLNGKDVSHMGDDELADVRNQEIGFIFQTFQLLPRDSALANVELPLVYRGVGSRMRRKMAIEALEKVGLADRMKHKPNELSGGQRQRVAIARALVGKPSLLLADEPTGNLDSATGEDIVKLFGELHRQGNAIVLVTHAPELAARCPRAVKISDGKVVADGPGREVSGVLKAS